A window of Amycolatopsis australiensis contains these coding sequences:
- a CDS encoding SDR family oxidoreductase, translated as MEITGAVALVTGANRGLGRQLAAALLERGAAKVYAAARNPESVDLPGVVPLRLDVTDPASIREAAKAAGDVTLLVNNAGSSTGASLLDGPLDDIKLEMDTHYFGTLAVTREFAPILERNGGGAVLNVLSVLSWTTAPPVAAYSAAKAAAWSLTNALRLELASQKTQVTALHVGYMDTGMAKHVDGPKNDPKLVAGAALDGVEQGRFEVLADDVSRKVRAGLSGDLAGLYPSLAS; from the coding sequence ATGGAGATCACGGGTGCGGTGGCGCTGGTCACCGGGGCCAACCGGGGGCTCGGCCGTCAGCTCGCCGCCGCCCTCCTCGAACGCGGCGCGGCCAAGGTCTACGCCGCGGCTCGCAACCCCGAGTCGGTCGACCTGCCGGGTGTGGTGCCGCTGCGCCTCGACGTGACCGACCCGGCGTCGATCCGCGAGGCAGCCAAGGCGGCCGGGGACGTCACGCTGCTGGTCAACAACGCCGGTTCGTCGACCGGGGCGTCGCTGCTCGACGGGCCGCTCGACGACATCAAGCTGGAGATGGACACGCACTACTTCGGCACCCTCGCGGTGACGCGCGAGTTCGCGCCGATCCTCGAGCGCAACGGCGGCGGCGCGGTGCTCAACGTGCTTTCGGTGCTGTCCTGGACCACGGCGCCGCCCGTCGCGGCCTACTCGGCGGCGAAGGCGGCCGCGTGGTCGCTGACCAACGCGCTGCGCCTGGAGCTGGCGTCGCAGAAGACGCAGGTGACCGCGCTGCACGTCGGCTACATGGACACCGGCATGGCCAAGCACGTCGACGGGCCGAAGAACGACCCGAAGCTGGTCGCCGGGGCCGCGCTCGACGGTGTCGAGCAGGGCCGCTTCGAGGTGCTCGCCGACGACGTCAGCCGGAAGGTGCGGGCGGGGCTGTCCGGCGACCTCGCCGGGCTGTACCCGTCGCTGGCCTCCTGA
- a CDS encoding winged helix-turn-helix transcriptional regulator encodes MSRRITWEDASCPIARAADVLAEPWTLLILRNATAGTTRFEDFRAQLGIADNVLTTRLAKLVDRGLLTKLPYRDGGRTRHEYRLTQAGSDALPVLHALGAWGDAHTSSENAYGPMNLVHKPCGALTRPGGRCDGCGQPLARDDLTWRGSWLSDGEIPLAEPVG; translated from the coding sequence ATGAGCCGTCGCATCACCTGGGAGGACGCCTCCTGCCCGATCGCCCGCGCCGCCGACGTCCTCGCCGAGCCGTGGACGCTGCTGATCCTGCGCAACGCCACTGCGGGCACCACCCGGTTCGAGGACTTCCGCGCCCAGCTGGGCATCGCGGACAACGTGCTCACGACCCGGCTGGCCAAGCTGGTCGACCGCGGGCTGCTGACGAAGCTCCCCTACCGCGACGGCGGCCGCACCCGCCACGAGTACCGCCTCACCCAGGCGGGCTCGGACGCGTTGCCGGTGCTGCACGCGCTCGGCGCGTGGGGCGACGCGCACACGTCGTCGGAGAACGCGTACGGCCCGATGAACCTGGTCCACAAGCCGTGTGGCGCGCTGACCCGCCCGGGCGGGCGGTGCGACGGCTGCGGGCAACCCCTGGCCAGAGACGATTTGACGTGGCGCGGCTCGTGGCTGAGCGACGGCGAGATCCCGCTGGCGGAGCCGGTCGGCTGA
- a CDS encoding AAA family ATPase: MLTTLAVENYRSLRDLVLPLSGLTVVTGPNGSGKSSLYRALRLLADASRNGAVAALAREGGLPSTLWAGPETVGRAPVQGTVRTKAVGLRLGFAGDEFGYALDLGLPVPGRTMFNLDPEFKREAVWAGPVLRPSTLLADRAGPSVRTRVASGGWGTERFEIRLTDSMLSEFADPRACPELLVVRERIRSWRFYDHFRTDAAAPARRSSVGTRTFVLSADGADLASALQTIIEVGRTAELAAVVDAAFPGSRVEVVTHEGVLSIRFHQHGLLRPLSAAELSDGTLRFLLWVAALLSPRPPELLVLNEPETSLHPDLLPALAALVATAAKETQVVVVTHAASLIRALPEAEVLELEKQHGETRLSGQGRLDRPSWYWPKR, from the coding sequence ATGCTGACCACGCTGGCCGTCGAGAACTACCGTTCGCTGCGCGACCTCGTGCTGCCACTGTCGGGGCTGACGGTGGTCACCGGGCCGAACGGCAGCGGCAAGTCGAGCCTGTACCGGGCGTTGCGGCTGCTGGCGGACGCGTCGCGCAACGGCGCGGTGGCGGCGCTGGCGCGCGAAGGCGGGTTGCCGTCGACGCTGTGGGCGGGGCCCGAGACGGTCGGGCGGGCGCCGGTGCAGGGCACGGTGCGCACGAAGGCGGTCGGGCTGCGGCTGGGATTCGCGGGTGACGAGTTCGGCTACGCGCTCGACCTCGGTCTGCCGGTGCCGGGCCGCACGATGTTCAACCTCGACCCGGAGTTCAAGCGCGAGGCGGTCTGGGCGGGCCCGGTGCTGCGGCCGTCGACGCTGCTGGCGGACCGCGCGGGCCCGTCGGTGCGGACGCGCGTGGCTTCCGGCGGCTGGGGCACCGAGCGCTTCGAGATCCGGCTGACCGACAGCATGCTGAGCGAGTTCGCGGACCCGCGCGCGTGCCCGGAGCTGCTGGTGGTGCGCGAGCGGATCCGGTCGTGGCGGTTCTACGACCACTTCCGCACGGACGCCGCGGCCCCGGCCCGCCGCTCATCGGTGGGGACCCGGACGTTCGTGCTGTCCGCGGACGGCGCGGACCTGGCCTCGGCGCTCCAGACGATCATCGAGGTGGGCCGGACCGCGGAGCTGGCGGCGGTGGTGGACGCGGCGTTCCCCGGCTCCCGCGTGGAGGTGGTGACGCACGAGGGAGTGCTCTCGATCCGCTTCCACCAGCACGGCCTGCTCCGCCCGCTGTCGGCGGCGGAGCTGTCGGACGGGACGCTGCGGTTCCTGCTGTGGGTGGCGGCACTGCTGAGCCCGCGGCCCCCGGAGCTGCTGGTGCTGAACGAGCCGGAGACGAGCCTGCACCCGGACCTGCTCCCGGCCCTGGCCGCATTGGTCGCGACGGCGGCGAAGGAGACGCAGGTCGTGGTGGTCACGCACGCCGCTTCGCTGATCCGGGCGTTGCCGGAGGCGGAGGTGCTGGAGCTGGAGAAGCAGCACGGCGAAACACGGCTGTCAGGCCAAGGGCGGCTGGACCGCCCTTCATGGTACTGGCCGAAACGCTGA
- a CDS encoding LacI family DNA-binding transcriptional regulator — MTVTLKDVATLAGVSVKTVSNVVNGYAFVKPENRRRVEEALAATGYRPNVGARNLRRGRTGFLALMVPELSIPYFGELAGLVITAAQKRGWSVLIEQTQGTRSRERATLASLGPHLVDGALVHPEALEAADFPADPGGIPLVMLGEHAVDVPIDHVAIDNVLAARTAVSHLASLGRKRIAAIGRNPSRGTSSQRLAGYRAALTEAGLSYADELVAPAEKWHRSVGAAAMKALLGLASPPDAVFCFNDLLAIGALRAVAELGLRVPEDVAIVGFDNNEESAFSLPSLTTIAPDKTALAEAAIDLVHRRITGDKTSPPQDIQTPFALEIRESTRGR, encoded by the coding sequence GTGACCGTGACGCTCAAAGACGTCGCCACGCTCGCCGGAGTGTCGGTGAAGACGGTGTCGAACGTGGTGAACGGCTACGCCTTCGTCAAGCCGGAGAACCGCCGGCGGGTCGAAGAGGCGCTGGCGGCGACGGGCTACCGCCCGAACGTCGGCGCGCGCAACCTGCGCCGCGGCCGGACGGGGTTCCTGGCGCTGATGGTGCCGGAGCTGTCGATCCCGTACTTCGGCGAGCTGGCCGGGCTGGTCATCACGGCCGCGCAGAAGCGCGGGTGGAGCGTCCTGATCGAGCAGACGCAGGGCACGCGCTCACGGGAGCGCGCGACGCTGGCGTCACTGGGACCGCACCTGGTGGACGGCGCGCTGGTGCACCCGGAAGCCCTGGAAGCGGCGGACTTCCCGGCCGATCCGGGCGGCATCCCGCTGGTGATGCTGGGCGAGCACGCGGTGGACGTCCCGATCGACCACGTGGCGATCGACAACGTCCTGGCGGCCCGCACGGCGGTGTCGCACCTGGCGTCACTGGGCCGAAAGCGCATCGCGGCGATCGGCCGCAACCCGTCGCGCGGAACGTCGTCCCAGCGTCTGGCGGGCTACCGCGCGGCGCTGACGGAGGCTGGACTGTCCTATGCGGACGAACTGGTGGCCCCGGCGGAGAAGTGGCACCGATCGGTGGGCGCGGCGGCGATGAAGGCGTTGCTGGGACTGGCCTCCCCGCCGGACGCGGTGTTCTGCTTCAACGACCTGCTGGCGATCGGCGCGTTGCGCGCGGTGGCGGAGCTGGGCCTGCGGGTCCCCGAGGACGTGGCGATCGTGGGGTTCGACAACAACGAGGAGAGCGCGTTTTCGCTGCCGTCGCTGACGACGATCGCCCCGGACAAGACGGCGTTGGCGGAGGCGGCGATCGACCTGGTGCACCGGCGCATCACGGGGGACAAGACTTCGCCGCCGCAGGACATCCAGACCCCGTTCGCCCTGGAGATCCGCGAGAGCACCCGCGGCCGCTGA
- a CDS encoding ABC transporter substrate-binding protein, producing MPLSTRPRLVMAAAATAAAALTLTSCTSREETPAAPSSGGGPAASAQSAAPTADGCTLEKTGYPKVDLKTAVVGFSQSEKEANPFRIAETQSIRDEAAKLGIASDKLLVTNAQSDLNRQISDIKSLLDRGAQLLVVAPLNSDGLQPALDAAKAKKVPVVTIDRKVTSQPCTDYLTFIGSNFVEQGKRAAQETARVTGGTGKVAILLGSSGNNVTTDRTKGFKDELAKTPGLSVVAEQTGEFDRSKGQAVMEQLIQSHPDITAVYAENDEMGVGAVNALKTAGKTPGKDVKVISIDGTRNAVQLIADGSYNAVIESNPRFGPLAFQTLQKFENGEPIPASIVITDDQYDETNAAQKVGNAY from the coding sequence GTGCCTCTGTCCACCCGCCCCCGCCTGGTCATGGCCGCCGCCGCCACCGCGGCCGCCGCGCTCACCCTCACCTCCTGCACCAGCCGGGAAGAGACCCCCGCCGCCCCCTCCAGCGGCGGCGGTCCCGCCGCGAGCGCCCAGTCCGCCGCCCCCACGGCCGACGGCTGCACGCTCGAGAAGACCGGTTACCCCAAGGTCGACCTCAAGACCGCGGTGGTCGGTTTCTCACAGTCCGAAAAGGAAGCCAATCCCTTCCGGATCGCCGAGACGCAGTCCATTCGCGACGAAGCCGCCAAGCTCGGCATCGCGAGTGACAAGCTGCTGGTCACCAACGCCCAGAGCGACCTCAACCGGCAGATCAGCGACATCAAGTCGCTGCTCGACCGGGGTGCGCAGCTGCTCGTCGTCGCGCCGCTGAACTCCGACGGCCTCCAGCCCGCGCTCGACGCGGCGAAGGCCAAGAAGGTCCCGGTCGTCACCATCGACCGCAAGGTGACGTCGCAGCCGTGCACCGACTACCTGACCTTCATCGGCTCGAACTTCGTCGAGCAGGGCAAGCGCGCCGCGCAGGAGACCGCCCGGGTCACCGGCGGCACCGGCAAGGTCGCGATCCTGCTCGGCTCGTCCGGCAACAACGTGACCACCGACCGCACCAAGGGCTTCAAGGACGAGCTGGCCAAGACGCCCGGTCTGTCCGTGGTCGCCGAGCAGACCGGCGAGTTCGACCGGTCCAAGGGCCAGGCCGTGATGGAGCAGCTCATCCAGAGCCACCCGGACATCACCGCCGTCTACGCCGAAAACGACGAGATGGGCGTCGGCGCGGTCAACGCCCTGAAGACGGCGGGCAAGACGCCGGGCAAGGACGTCAAGGTCATCTCGATCGACGGCACCCGCAACGCCGTGCAGCTGATCGCCGACGGCAGCTACAACGCCGTGATCGAGTCCAACCCGCGGTTCGGCCCGCTGGCCTTCCAGACGCTGCAGAAGTTCGAGAACGGCGAGCCGATCCCGGCGAGCATCGTGATCACCGACGACCAGTACGACGAGACCAACGCGGCCCAGAAGGTCGGGAACGCGTACTGA
- a CDS encoding sugar ABC transporter ATP-binding protein, translated as MTAATEEDVAMTTAPVLEVAGVTKRFPGTLALDDVSFALRPGEVHALVGENGAGKSTLIKVLTGVYQPDEGEVRHLGAPVTFKRPIDAQRAGISTIYQEVNLVPLMSIAGNVFLGREPRTKAGLVDWSKMYADARELLKGYGIEDDVKRPLHTLGVGAQQMVALARAVSTDAKVVIMDEPTSSLEPREVETLFEVLNRLHAQGIAIVYVSHRMDELYRVCDSVTVLRDGRVVHSGPLKPLPRIELVSKMLGREIRQIREEGVTAFGEEHDIEREPLLKAENLSGLRKLHDVSVSIRPGEVVGLAGLLGSGRSETARAIVGAFPLDGGSVLLAGKPLKKGRIKAAMRAGIALLAEDRKTDGIIPNLSVRENIVLAALPTLSPFGLVSRAKQDKIVKIFMERLRIKAASPEQKVSELSGGNQQKVLLARWLATGPKILLLDEPTRGIDVGAKAEVQALIDELAQEGLGVLLISSELEELIDGSDRVVVLRDGSVVGELTGDRITEENVLTAIAAEGDNDV; from the coding sequence ATGACGGCAGCCACCGAAGAGGACGTCGCCATGACGACCGCACCGGTGCTCGAGGTGGCCGGGGTGACCAAGCGGTTCCCCGGCACCCTCGCCCTCGACGACGTCAGCTTCGCGCTGCGGCCGGGCGAGGTGCACGCGCTGGTCGGCGAGAACGGCGCCGGCAAGTCCACGCTGATCAAGGTGCTCACCGGCGTGTACCAGCCCGACGAGGGCGAGGTGCGCCACCTCGGCGCCCCCGTCACCTTCAAGCGGCCGATCGACGCGCAGCGCGCCGGGATCTCCACGATCTACCAGGAGGTCAACCTCGTCCCGCTGATGAGCATCGCCGGCAACGTCTTCCTCGGCCGCGAACCGCGCACGAAGGCCGGTCTCGTCGACTGGTCGAAGATGTACGCCGACGCCCGCGAGCTGCTCAAGGGCTACGGCATCGAGGACGACGTCAAGCGCCCGCTGCACACCCTGGGCGTCGGCGCGCAGCAGATGGTCGCGCTCGCCCGCGCGGTCTCGACCGACGCGAAGGTCGTCATCATGGACGAGCCGACGTCGTCGCTCGAGCCGCGCGAAGTGGAGACGCTGTTCGAGGTGCTGAACCGGCTCCACGCGCAGGGCATCGCCATCGTCTACGTCAGCCACCGGATGGACGAGCTGTACCGGGTCTGCGACAGCGTCACCGTGCTGCGCGACGGCCGGGTCGTCCACAGTGGACCGTTGAAGCCGCTGCCGCGGATCGAGCTGGTCTCGAAGATGCTCGGCCGGGAGATCAGGCAGATCCGCGAAGAGGGCGTCACGGCGTTCGGCGAGGAACACGACATCGAGCGCGAACCGCTGCTCAAGGCCGAGAACCTGAGCGGGTTGCGGAAGCTGCACGACGTCTCGGTGAGCATCCGCCCCGGCGAGGTCGTCGGCCTCGCCGGGCTGCTCGGCTCCGGCCGCAGCGAGACGGCGCGGGCCATCGTCGGCGCGTTCCCCCTCGACGGCGGAAGTGTCCTGCTGGCCGGGAAACCGCTCAAGAAGGGCAGGATCAAGGCCGCCATGCGCGCCGGGATCGCGCTGCTGGCCGAGGACCGCAAGACCGACGGAATCATCCCGAACCTGTCGGTCCGGGAGAACATCGTGCTCGCCGCGCTGCCGACGCTCTCGCCGTTCGGCCTGGTCAGCAGGGCCAAGCAGGACAAGATCGTGAAGATCTTCATGGAGCGCCTGCGGATCAAGGCGGCCAGTCCCGAGCAGAAGGTGTCGGAGCTGTCCGGCGGCAACCAGCAGAAGGTACTGCTCGCCCGCTGGCTGGCCACCGGCCCGAAGATCCTGCTCCTCGACGAGCCCACGCGCGGCATCGACGTCGGCGCGAAGGCGGAGGTGCAGGCGCTGATCGACGAACTCGCGCAGGAAGGGCTCGGCGTGCTGCTCATCTCGTCCGAACTGGAAGAGCTGATCGACGGCTCCGACCGCGTGGTCGTGCTGCGCGACGGCTCGGTCGTCGGCGAGCTGACCGGCGACCGGATCACCGAGGAGAACGTCCTGACCGCCATCGCAGCCGAGGGTGACAACGATGTCTAG
- a CDS encoding ABC transporter permease → MSSATLTKSPDRAKVTAWLQNYGVYLAVVVLLLFNVVFTENFLSAANFRTQLVQAAPVCIVALGMALVIGTEGIDLSVGSVMSIAAALIPLYLGAGSTTAIIVAVIAGVVSGLFSGYLVAYLGIQPIIATLALLVGGRGLALVIAHGQLVQLHNRDFLALGTDDVLGVPIMVIVAGVLAVLAGLVVQRTTFGRHLVAIGGNRAASTLAGLPVKRVLVSVYVISGALAAVAGVLATSRLGASDPNDLGLLMELSAITAVVVGGTPLTGGRVRVLGTVFGALLMQLVHATLIKHNLPDSTAQMVQAAIIVVAVYVARERSSK, encoded by the coding sequence ATGTCTAGCGCCACCCTGACGAAGAGCCCGGACCGCGCGAAAGTCACGGCGTGGCTGCAGAACTACGGCGTCTACCTGGCCGTCGTGGTGCTGCTGCTGTTCAACGTCGTGTTCACCGAGAACTTCCTGTCCGCGGCCAACTTCCGCACCCAGCTGGTGCAGGCGGCGCCGGTCTGCATCGTCGCGCTCGGCATGGCGCTGGTGATCGGCACCGAGGGCATCGACCTGTCGGTCGGCTCGGTGATGTCGATCGCCGCCGCGCTCATCCCGCTCTACCTCGGCGCGGGCTCGACGACGGCGATCATCGTCGCGGTCATCGCCGGGGTCGTGTCCGGCCTGTTCAGCGGGTACCTGGTGGCCTACCTGGGCATCCAGCCCATCATCGCGACGCTGGCGTTGCTGGTCGGTGGCCGGGGACTCGCGCTGGTGATCGCGCACGGCCAGCTCGTCCAGCTGCACAACCGGGACTTCCTGGCCCTGGGCACCGACGACGTCCTCGGCGTGCCGATCATGGTCATCGTCGCGGGCGTGCTCGCGGTGCTGGCCGGCCTGGTCGTCCAGCGGACGACGTTCGGGCGGCACCTGGTCGCCATCGGCGGCAACCGCGCGGCGAGCACCCTGGCCGGGCTGCCGGTGAAACGCGTGCTCGTCAGCGTCTACGTGATCTCCGGGGCACTGGCCGCGGTGGCCGGCGTGCTGGCGACGTCGCGGCTGGGCGCCAGCGATCCCAACGACCTCGGCCTGCTCATGGAGCTGTCCGCGATCACCGCGGTCGTCGTCGGCGGCACGCCGCTGACCGGCGGCCGGGTCCGCGTGCTCGGCACCGTGTTCGGCGCGCTGCTCATGCAGCTCGTGCACGCCACCCTGATCAAGCACAACCTGCCCGACTCGACCGCGCAGATGGTCCAGGCGGCCATCATCGTCGTCGCGGTCTACGTCGCTCGTGAGCGGAGCAGCAAGTGA
- a CDS encoding ABC transporter permease: protein MTTTQSATPITARNAAFAGVLQRQGAAVVLVLGIAAAWFAFPRFGSADNLRDLALQSSFLAVIALGMTFVIISGGIDLSVGSNYALGGVLAAYGAQYGLVVAILLPLAVCSLIGLVNGLLIARTGMAPFIVTLASLLFARGLLLALTSEGATTYKVEPGSAFLWLGQGTIFGIGVPVYLTLVLFALGGLLLRRTRFGQSVFAIGGAEQSALLMGLPVARTKISLYTLSGALAGVAGILTAAYLQSGVTVIGVGTELDAISVVVIGGTLLTGGAGTIIGTLVGVLLRTLIQNVINQIGTLDSNYQTVVSGAFLLVVVVIQRLLARSRTR from the coding sequence GTGACGACAACCCAGTCCGCCACTCCGATCACCGCCCGCAACGCGGCCTTCGCCGGGGTCCTGCAACGGCAGGGCGCCGCCGTCGTCCTCGTGCTCGGCATCGCCGCCGCGTGGTTCGCGTTCCCGCGCTTCGGGTCCGCGGACAACCTGCGCGACCTGGCGCTGCAGAGCTCGTTCCTCGCGGTGATCGCGCTCGGCATGACGTTCGTGATCATCTCCGGCGGCATCGACCTGTCGGTCGGCTCGAACTACGCGCTCGGCGGCGTCCTCGCCGCGTACGGCGCGCAGTACGGGCTGGTCGTGGCGATCCTGCTGCCGCTGGCGGTGTGCTCACTGATCGGGCTGGTCAACGGCCTGCTGATCGCCCGCACCGGGATGGCGCCGTTCATCGTGACGCTGGCGTCGCTGCTGTTCGCCAGGGGCCTGTTGCTCGCGCTGACGTCCGAAGGCGCGACGACGTACAAAGTGGAGCCCGGCTCGGCGTTCCTGTGGCTGGGGCAGGGCACGATCTTCGGCATCGGCGTGCCGGTGTACCTGACGCTGGTCCTGTTCGCCCTCGGCGGGCTGCTGCTGCGCCGCACGCGGTTCGGCCAGTCGGTGTTCGCCATCGGCGGGGCCGAGCAGTCGGCGCTGCTGATGGGGCTTCCGGTGGCCCGCACGAAGATCTCGCTCTACACCCTGAGCGGCGCGCTCGCCGGGGTGGCGGGCATCCTCACCGCCGCGTACCTGCAGTCCGGCGTCACGGTGATCGGCGTCGGCACCGAGCTGGACGCGATTTCCGTCGTCGTCATCGGCGGCACGCTGCTCACCGGCGGCGCCGGGACGATCATCGGCACCCTCGTCGGTGTCCTGCTGCGCACGCTCATCCAGAACGTCATCAACCAGATCGGCACCCTCGACTCCAACTACCAGACCGTGGTGAGCGGGGCCTTCCTGCTCGTCGTCGTGGTGATCCAGCGCCTGCTCGCGCGCTCCCGTACCCGCTGA
- a CDS encoding glycoside hydrolase family 2, which yields MFHPARKTRRWLTAAAAFAVAVAGLGTAPAASAADAPQWQRLTPPLSTPWTKDVSPSNALPDYPRPQLTRDKWQNLNGVWEFAKANPGEAAPVGKTLGERILVPYPVESALSGIMRHETNMWYRRTFEVPKTWQVGRGQRLLLHFQAVDYDATIIVNGRTVGRHTGGYDAFSVDVTDALTTAKSQELVVGVADPNDQGGQPIGKQRQPGDGIFYTPTSGIWQTVWMEPVAPAHIDRLDVTPDVASGSVTVNAVVGGPVRQRVEATAYDHGRPVGRVSGEANRPLTLKVDRPHLWSPDDPFLYDLRVRLVPSGDEVGSYFGIRSISVGKTADGKERMLLNGKFVMQVGPLDQGFWPDGIYTAPTDAALKFDLEQEKALGFNMVRKHIKVEPDRWYYYADKLGLMVWQDMPAMKDDIEPSPASRANYESEMRRMIDQHRSFPSIVTWVPFNEGWGDYEVGRIADEVKSWDPTRLVNAESGVNCCRSEPDSGKGDIYDDHTYTGPGTPMQTGTRAAVDGEYGGLGLKVDGHQFDPAGSFAYEMEPDSATLTRRYGELQQRLLLVAQQCGVSAGVYTQTTDVEKEVNGFFTYDRQVKKMDFAAVRAANLAVIKGATGAPVSGPSVPAGTPGIDGIAAYPFDENAGTVAKDIVGGHDATLVGGASWTAGKSGSALAVNGSGQYADTGAALLNTEGSYSAAAWVKFNAVGDGFQTVVSQDGGDHSAFFLQYSGADHRLAFSFVGTRALAPTAPEPNRWYHVVGVRDAASGTLKLYVDGQLAATKSVCLGEASTGHTVIGRGKYGGGPVDFLNGAVDQVHVYDRALSDADVSALYSSGK from the coding sequence ATGTTCCACCCTGCCCGAAAAACCCGGAGATGGCTGACCGCGGCCGCGGCGTTCGCGGTCGCGGTGGCCGGCCTCGGCACCGCACCCGCCGCGAGTGCCGCCGACGCGCCACAGTGGCAACGGCTGACGCCACCGCTGTCGACGCCCTGGACGAAGGACGTCTCGCCGTCCAACGCCCTTCCCGACTACCCCCGTCCCCAGCTGACCCGCGACAAGTGGCAGAACCTCAACGGCGTCTGGGAGTTCGCCAAGGCGAACCCCGGTGAGGCCGCCCCCGTCGGCAAGACGCTCGGCGAGCGGATCCTCGTGCCGTACCCGGTCGAGTCCGCGCTGTCCGGGATCATGCGCCACGAGACGAACATGTGGTACCGCCGCACGTTCGAGGTCCCGAAGACCTGGCAGGTCGGCCGCGGGCAGCGCCTGCTGCTGCACTTCCAGGCGGTCGACTACGACGCCACGATCATCGTCAACGGCCGGACCGTCGGCCGCCACACCGGCGGCTACGACGCGTTCTCCGTCGACGTCACCGACGCGCTGACCACGGCGAAGAGCCAGGAGCTCGTCGTCGGCGTCGCCGACCCGAACGACCAGGGCGGGCAGCCGATCGGCAAGCAGCGCCAGCCCGGTGACGGCATCTTCTACACGCCGACGTCCGGCATCTGGCAGACCGTGTGGATGGAACCGGTGGCGCCGGCCCACATCGACCGGCTCGACGTCACCCCGGACGTGGCGAGCGGCTCGGTCACGGTCAACGCCGTGGTCGGCGGGCCGGTGCGCCAGCGCGTCGAGGCCACGGCCTACGACCACGGCCGCCCGGTCGGGCGCGTGAGCGGCGAAGCGAACAGGCCGTTGACGCTCAAGGTCGACCGGCCGCACCTGTGGTCGCCGGACGACCCGTTCCTCTACGACCTGCGCGTGCGGCTCGTGCCTTCGGGCGACGAGGTGGGCTCGTACTTCGGCATCCGGTCGATCAGCGTCGGCAAGACCGCCGACGGCAAGGAGCGGATGCTGCTCAACGGCAAGTTCGTCATGCAGGTCGGCCCGCTCGACCAGGGTTTCTGGCCGGACGGCATCTACACCGCGCCGACCGACGCGGCCCTGAAGTTCGACCTGGAGCAGGAGAAGGCGCTCGGCTTCAACATGGTGCGCAAGCACATCAAGGTGGAGCCCGACCGCTGGTACTACTACGCCGACAAGCTGGGCCTGATGGTCTGGCAGGACATGCCGGCGATGAAGGACGACATCGAGCCGTCGCCGGCGTCGCGGGCGAACTACGAGTCCGAGATGCGGCGGATGATCGACCAGCACCGCAGCTTCCCGTCGATCGTCACGTGGGTGCCGTTCAACGAGGGCTGGGGCGACTACGAGGTCGGCCGGATCGCCGACGAGGTGAAGTCGTGGGATCCGACGCGGCTGGTCAACGCCGAGTCCGGGGTCAACTGCTGCCGCTCCGAACCGGATAGCGGCAAGGGTGACATCTACGACGACCACACCTACACCGGGCCGGGCACGCCGATGCAGACCGGCACGCGCGCGGCGGTCGACGGCGAGTACGGCGGCCTCGGCCTGAAGGTCGACGGGCACCAGTTCGACCCGGCGGGCAGCTTCGCCTACGAGATGGAGCCTGACAGCGCGACGCTGACCCGGCGCTACGGCGAGCTGCAGCAGCGCCTGCTGCTGGTCGCCCAGCAGTGCGGGGTCTCGGCCGGCGTCTACACGCAGACCACCGACGTCGAGAAGGAGGTCAACGGCTTCTTCACCTACGACCGGCAGGTGAAGAAGATGGACTTCGCGGCGGTGCGCGCGGCGAACCTGGCGGTGATCAAGGGCGCCACCGGCGCTCCGGTCTCCGGGCCTTCGGTGCCGGCGGGCACGCCGGGGATCGACGGCATCGCGGCCTACCCGTTCGACGAGAACGCGGGCACGGTGGCGAAGGACATCGTGGGCGGCCACGACGCCACGCTCGTCGGCGGCGCGTCCTGGACCGCGGGCAAGAGCGGTTCGGCACTGGCGGTCAACGGGTCGGGCCAGTACGCCGACACGGGTGCGGCCCTGCTCAACACCGAAGGCAGCTACAGCGCGGCGGCGTGGGTCAAGTTCAACGCCGTGGGTGACGGCTTCCAGACCGTGGTGAGCCAGGACGGCGGCGACCACAGCGCGTTCTTCCTGCAGTACTCGGGCGCGGACCACCGGCTGGCGTTCAGCTTCGTGGGCACGCGGGCCCTGGCGCCGACGGCGCCGGAGCCGAACCGCTGGTACCACGTCGTCGGCGTCCGCGACGCGGCTTCGGGCACGCTGAAGCTGTACGTGGACGGCCAGCTGGCGGCCACGAAGAGCGTCTGCCTCGGCGAGGCGTCGACGGGCCACACGGTGATCGGCCGCGGCAAGTACGGCGGCGGCCCGGTCGACTTCCTCAACGGCGCGGTCGACCAGGTCCACGTCTACGACCGGGCACTGTCCGACGCGGACGTGAGCGCGTTGTACAGCAGCGGCAAGTAA